Proteins encoded by one window of Plectropomus leopardus isolate mb unplaced genomic scaffold, YSFRI_Pleo_2.0 unplaced_scaffold15706, whole genome shotgun sequence:
- the LOC121964462 gene encoding carnitine O-palmitoyltransferase 1, liver isoform-like — translation MAEAHQAVAFQFTVTPEGIDVQLSHQALTEIYLSGVRSWKKRIIGIKNSVLTGVYPASPSSWLFVVIAILATMYTRSDPSMGLIAKIQEHLPV, via the exons ATGGCGGAGGCCCACCAGGCCGTGGCCTTCCAGTTCACCGTCACCCCAGAGGGCATTGATGTGCAGCTGTCCCACCAGGCCCTCACTGAGATCTACCTCTCAGGTGTTCGCTCCTGGAAGAAGCGTATTATCGGAATCAAG AACAGTGTGTTAACAGGGGTATATCCTGCCAGTCCTTCCTCCTGGCTTTTTGTGGTCATAGCAATCCTGGCTACTATGTACACGCGCTCCGACCCCTCCATGGGACTCATAGCCAAGATACAGGAGCACCTGCCAGTCAG